DNA from Streptomyces sp. NBC_01260:
TACTGATCCAGCAGGGCAAGATCCTCTACGCGGGCTCCTCCAACTTCGCCGGATACAAGATCGCCCAGGCCAATGAGGTCGCCAAACAACGCGGCAGCTACGGACTGGTCAGCGAGCAGTGCATCTACAACCTGATGGAGCGGGGGGCCGAGATGGAGGTCATCCCGGCCGCCCGCGAGTACGGCCTCGGAGTCATCCCGTGGTCGCCGCTGCACGGCGGGCTGCTCGGCGGCGCGCTCCGCAAGGAGCGCGAGGGCGGCGGCGCCCGGTCCACCTCGGGCCGCTCCGGCGAGGCGCTCGCCGACCCGAAGGTGCGAGCGCAGATCCAGGCGTACGAGGACCTGCTGGAGAAGCACGGTCTGGAGCCCGGCGAGGCCGGTCTGGCCTGGCTGCTGACCCGGCCCGGCGTCACCGGCCCGATCTCCGGTCCGCGGACGCGCGAGCAGCTCGACTCCGCGCTGCGCGCGGTGGAGCTGGAACTGTCGGACGAGGTACTGACGGCCCTGGACGGGATCTTCCCCGGTCCGGGCCCGTCGCCGGAGAACTTCGCCTGGTAGGAACGGGCCCGCGTGCGGCCGTCCCCGGCAGACAGATCAGCCGAGGGCGGCCGCCGCTGCGACGACGACGAACATCAGCACGAGCACGGCCGCCATAATGCGGTTTCTGGTCTTGGGGTCCACCCGACGAGCGTAACCGCCCCGCTCACCGTCCCGGCGGCCAGGCCCGCACC
Protein-coding regions in this window:
- a CDS encoding aldo/keto reductase, with the protein product MKYTQLGRTGLKVSRLVLGTMNFGPQTNESDSHALMDAALDAGVNFFDTANVYGWGENKGRTEEILGTWFAQGGDRRDKVVLATKVYGNMAADGEAWPNHDKLSALNIRRAVDASLKRLQTDHIDLYQFHHVDRSTPVEEIWQAIDVLIQQGKILYAGSSNFAGYKIAQANEVAKQRGSYGLVSEQCIYNLMERGAEMEVIPAAREYGLGVIPWSPLHGGLLGGALRKEREGGGARSTSGRSGEALADPKVRAQIQAYEDLLEKHGLEPGEAGLAWLLTRPGVTGPISGPRTREQLDSALRAVELELSDEVLTALDGIFPGPGPSPENFAW